Below is a genomic region from Paenibacillus rhizovicinus.
CCTGACGTTCTAGAACCGGGCCAACGCTGCGCATCGACGTCCAACCGTAACTTCGAAGGCCGTCAAGGACGCGGCGGACGCACGCATCTGGTTTCCCCGGCAATGGCTGCGGCTGCTGCGATCATGGGTAAATTCACGGATGTGCGCGACTGGAAAATCAAGTCCGAAGTGCTGAACTAGCAGGAAGAAGAGAGAGGAGTCAACAAACATGGATGCTTTCAAACAATTGACGGGTCTTGCCGTACCGGTAGACCGCGTAAACGTAGATACGGATGCTATTATTCCCAAACAATTCCTGAAGCGGATCGAACGCAGCGGCTTCGGCCAGTTCCTGTTCTTCGAATGGCGCTGGGACGAGAAAGGCAATGTCATCGACTCGTTCAGCCTGAACCAACCGCGCTACCAAGGCGGCGAAGTATTGCTTTCCCGCGCGAATTTCGGCTGCGGCTCCTCCCGTGAGCACGCGCCTTGGGCGATTCTCGACTATGGCTTCAAAGTCGTTATCGCGCCATCCTACGCGGATATTTTCTATAACAACTGCTTCAAGAACGGCATTCTGCCAATCAAGCTGAGCGAAGAACAAGTGGAAGAATTGTTCCAACGCACGGCGAAGACGGAAGGCTACAAACTTACGGTCGATCTGGAAAGCAAAACGATCACCGACGATGCTGGCCTCAGCATTTCGTTCGATCTGGATGAGCACCGCCGTCAATTCCTGCTGCAAGGCTTGGATGATATCGGTCTGACGCTGCAGCATGAAGACAAAATCTCCGCTTATGAAGCTAGCCGCGTTGCATTCTAAACGCGATTCACTTTCAAGAAAAACCTCGGTTTTGAACCGGGGTTTTTCTTTTTATCCGTTTCAAAGTTACATTTTTCCTAAAAACGCAACTTTTTCTGACAAGCTGCGTCTAATATTTGGCTGGAAGCATCGTCTTGCACGAGTTGCTTCAAGGCGAAAAAACAGTCTTTGAGGTGAAAGATGAAGAAGTTTGTAACCGCTGTAATATTGTTGTCGTTGATTCTCTCATTGTTCCCGGCGCTCGTGGGAGCAGCGGAAGCACCCAAGCTTTATCTGAATGGCAAGCAATTGGCAAGCAGCGAGGATCCGAAGATCGTCGGTTCATCGACGCTCGTTCCGATCCGCACTGTAACCGAAGGGCTCGGCTACGACGTGAACTGGAAATCGCCTAACGTGACGATTTCAAACGGTGACACCATCGTCGTGCTGACGATCGGCAGCAAAAAAGCCGTCGTCGATGATCAGGAAGTCAGTTTGGACGCCCCTGCAATGATTTCGAACAGCGTCACGCTCGTGCCGCTTCGATTCATTGGCGAACATTTTGGTTTAGATGTGTATTGGGACGCTGAAACCCGTTCGGTACATATGTATTCGAAACTCGTAGACAGTCCGCCGCAGACCGGTTCAGGCGATACGGGGACGACGAATCCGGGTGATGGCGGAGATACGCCTGCCGCTGGCAACGGATCGGGTTCAAATTCAGGTTCAGGTACCGATGCAGGTACGGGAAACGGGACGCCGCCGGCGACGACTGACGTCGCACTGCTGAAATCCATTTCGTATGACGGGACCGGCAGCATTTATTTGCCCTATACGGGCGAAATGGGTTCAATCAAGCAGGAAGTGCTTCATAACACCGAACGGATCGTGATCGATCTGCCGTCGATGAACTTCGATCCCTACTTTATTCCGGGATTCATTCCATCGAGCAATGGTTCCAAGCTGGGTGAAATCTTGGTCGACTCTCATCCGACGCTGAAGAAAATCCGTTATTCGTATTATTCGGACAAGCCTTCAACCGTTCGCGTCGTGCTCGACTTGACCGCACCGACGAATTATAAGGTAACGAACGAAGACCATGTCATCCGTATCGATGTGCTGGAACAGACTGGTCCGGCCGTAGATCCGCCGGTGACGCCGCCAGACACGACACCGGTGACGCCGCCAGTTACGAACCCGCCAACGACTGGGAAGGTGTACAAAGTCGTGCTTGACGCGGGTCATGGCGGTAAAGATCCGGGTGCGCTCAGCGTAAACGGACACAAAGAGAAGGAATACAACCTGGCCATTACTTTGAAAGTAAAGGCGCTGTTGGACAAAGAAACGAAAATCAAACCTTACTTGACCCGTTCGGACGATACGTTCTTTGAACTTGCCGACAGGGCGAGCATCGCGAACAAATTGCCGGCCGATTTATTCATCTCTTTCCATGCGAATATGGCGACAAGCGCAACCGTAACCGGTTCTGAAACGTATTACTGGCGTTCGGACAGCTTGGCCCTTGCGAAAGTCATGCACAAGCATTTGGTAGCCGGCACCGGTTTGAAAGACCGCAGCGTGAGAACAGGGAATTTCCACGTTATTCGTGAAACGACGATGCCTGCAGTATTGCTGGAAGCGGGCTACTTGTCGAACAGCGGGGACAGCTCGGTACTGTTCAACAGTGCGAATCAGGACAAAATTGCGAAGGAAATCGTAGCCGGAATCAAAGAATATTTGAAACTCTAGCGAATGCTTACGAAGTGGTTTCGTTCTCTACCGAATAACCGGCAAAATAATTTCACAAAACGTTTAGGAGGATGCAGATGAAGCGTCAGTCAACTAAAACGGTGATGTTGGTTCTCGTTGCAGCTGCCGTGATCGTTTCGCTCAGCGCCTGCGGCAATAAAGTGCAGCCTCTGCAAAGCAATGGATCGGCAAACAATCAGAACCAGGCTGTATCGGATAACGGCAGCTCGAATGACAATGCGACGGCGAACGAAGGACAGACAAATGCGGGAAGTAACGCCGCAGACGCTGTAACTGCAGGAAGTTCGGACAAAGCCGGCAGCACAGGCGATGGTACGGGCAAAAACACGGGCGGCTCCGCGGATGGAACGGATACGAAACCGGCTGCGCCCGAGCAGAAGAAAGAAGAGATTTCCGTTTATTACACCGATGATCAGATGATCGATCTTCATGCACAGAAAGCGGAAATTGCGTACGACGACGAAGTCGGGAAACTGACCGCTGCGTTCGAAGCTCTCCAGAAAGACGGTGCGAAAGGCGAGACTTCGTTATGGAAAAAGGTGAAACTGCTCAGCGTCATTCAAGCTGGAGATGCCGTCACGATCGACGTCCATCTGCCCGACGAAGCAAGACTGGGAGCACCGGGAGAGCAGCTGGCGATCGGCGCCATTACGCAAACCTACTTTCAATTCAAAGACGTTGCCTCGTTGGATATTCTCGTTGACGGCGAAGCCGTGGACAGCCTTATGGGGCACGGAGATCTGGAACATCCCATCAAAAAACAATAAGAGGAGCTAAGCAGATATGCCGCAGCAGAAAAAATGGGCAAAACTGGCCTCATCATTCATGGTATTTTCTTTGCTCACGGGCTTCTCCGCAGCCGGCGCTGTTTCGGTTCATGCAGATGCTGCGATCACGACCACGAAGTTTAGCGACGTGCCTGCAGGTCACTGGGCCGAGAAGCATATCGCCAAGCTGGCCAGCCAAGGCATCATTAAAGGCACGAACGGCGCATTCAAGCCGAGCGACAACATTTCGCAGCAGGAAGCGGTGGCGCTGGCGATTCGATTCATCGGCAAAGAAAATTTGGTGAAGGCCGACGAGGCGATCGTATTCCCGGACAACTTCGACGTCAGCACGTATTTCAAGCCATACATCATCCTCGCTTTTGAAGAGGGACTTCTCGACCGCGATGAAGAGTTCTTGCTGGCAGATGCCGAGCCGGACGTAGCTTGGGGCACGAAGAAAGCGTCCCGCGAGTGGATCACGAAACTGATCGTGAAAGCAATCGGCAAGGAGCAGACGGCGAAAGAGCTCGTTTCGACTCCTAGTTCGTTCAAGGACGGAAGCAAGGTCGGCACGGAATATACGGGCTACGTGAACGCAGCAGTTTCGCTCGGACTCGTCAAAGGCGTTACCGCAGACACGTTCGATCCGAAAGGCAGCATAACGCGCGCCGCAATCGCCACGCTTCTGAGCCGCGCGGAGACGCAATATCCGGTTGCGTACAGCGGTCAATTCACGGCCATTCTAACAGGCAAGAGCAGCGGATCGCTTAGCCTGTACCAAGGCGATAAAGAAACGTCCATTGAATTAAGCGCGGATACATACGTGTACCGATACGATTCCGAGAAGGCGGCCACGCTCGACCAGCTCGTTCCGAACACGAAGCTGCTCGTCGTAGCCAGCGGGAGCAAAGCATTGTACGTGGAACAGCTGGACGACGATCAGCAAGTAGAGAAAATCACAGGTACCGTGGATCATATCTTAGCTAATAAATTGTTGTTGTTCGTAGGCGACAAAACGCTTGAAATCAACTATGACAGCAATACTGTCGTCACTGACGGATCCGGCAATGTAATTCCGGTAAGCAGTTTAACCGAAAGCAGCAAGGTTGAAATTACGCGTGATACGTATAGAGCAATACCGAATACGTTAGCGATAACCGTTCAATCCGCTCCGGTCAACAAGACCGGCCAAGGTACGGTGAAAGTGGTTCAAACGACTCCGCCGTCCATTACCGTCGAGGACAGCACGACAGGCACGTCTTCCGTTTATAACGTTTCGCCGCAGGCAGATGTCATCTGGCAAGGGCAAATATTGGACGGAGGCTTGTCGCAGCTCCGCGTTGGCGATGTCGTGACCTATGATGTCAAAGATTCCATCGTCACGCGGGTAACGATCGCTCAAACGTCTTCGAAACTCGTGCGCGGAGATTTCTACTC
It encodes:
- a CDS encoding N-acetylmuramoyl-L-alanine amidase, with the protein product MKKFVTAVILLSLILSLFPALVGAAEAPKLYLNGKQLASSEDPKIVGSSTLVPIRTVTEGLGYDVNWKSPNVTISNGDTIVVLTIGSKKAVVDDQEVSLDAPAMISNSVTLVPLRFIGEHFGLDVYWDAETRSVHMYSKLVDSPPQTGSGDTGTTNPGDGGDTPAAGNGSGSNSGSGTDAGTGNGTPPATTDVALLKSISYDGTGSIYLPYTGEMGSIKQEVLHNTERIVIDLPSMNFDPYFIPGFIPSSNGSKLGEILVDSHPTLKKIRYSYYSDKPSTVRVVLDLTAPTNYKVTNEDHVIRIDVLEQTGPAVDPPVTPPDTTPVTPPVTNPPTTGKVYKVVLDAGHGGKDPGALSVNGHKEKEYNLAITLKVKALLDKETKIKPYLTRSDDTFFELADRASIANKLPADLFISFHANMATSATVTGSETYYWRSDSLALAKVMHKHLVAGTGLKDRSVRTGNFHVIRETTMPAVLLEAGYLSNSGDSSVLFNSANQDKIAKEIVAGIKEYLKL
- the leuD gene encoding 3-isopropylmalate dehydratase small subunit; its protein translation is MDAFKQLTGLAVPVDRVNVDTDAIIPKQFLKRIERSGFGQFLFFEWRWDEKGNVIDSFSLNQPRYQGGEVLLSRANFGCGSSREHAPWAILDYGFKVVIAPSYADIFYNNCFKNGILPIKLSEEQVEELFQRTAKTEGYKLTVDLESKTITDDAGLSISFDLDEHRRQFLLQGLDDIGLTLQHEDKISAYEASRVAF
- a CDS encoding GerMN domain-containing protein — protein: MKRQSTKTVMLVLVAAAVIVSLSACGNKVQPLQSNGSANNQNQAVSDNGSSNDNATANEGQTNAGSNAADAVTAGSSDKAGSTGDGTGKNTGGSADGTDTKPAAPEQKKEEISVYYTDDQMIDLHAQKAEIAYDDEVGKLTAAFEALQKDGAKGETSLWKKVKLLSVIQAGDAVTIDVHLPDEARLGAPGEQLAIGAITQTYFQFKDVASLDILVDGEAVDSLMGHGDLEHPIKKQ
- a CDS encoding S-layer homology domain-containing protein, with the protein product MPQQKKWAKLASSFMVFSLLTGFSAAGAVSVHADAAITTTKFSDVPAGHWAEKHIAKLASQGIIKGTNGAFKPSDNISQQEAVALAIRFIGKENLVKADEAIVFPDNFDVSTYFKPYIILAFEEGLLDRDEEFLLADAEPDVAWGTKKASREWITKLIVKAIGKEQTAKELVSTPSSFKDGSKVGTEYTGYVNAAVSLGLVKGVTADTFDPKGSITRAAIATLLSRAETQYPVAYSGQFTAILTGKSSGSLSLYQGDKETSIELSADTYVYRYDSEKAATLDQLVPNTKLLVVASGSKALYVEQLDDDQQVEKITGTVDHILANKLLLFVGDKTLEINYDSNTVVTDGSGNVIPVSSLTESSKVEITRDTYRAIPNTLAITVQSAPVNKTGQGTVKVVQTTPPSITVEDSTTGTSSVYNVSPQADVIWQGQILDGGLSQLRVGDVVTYDVKDSIVTRVTIAQTSSKLVRGDFYSASADGTTIQYVKGSGTAQQMLEAKFVTDTVDVSIEGLTGTTIADLVKGDVLDITLNDKDQVAAIKVVNRKVNVLVGATVVSFDNDLKALLVKDTNNNLASVYLSDKTRMDMNGTPIALSAVSSLLQKGKKITLGYTENKAVFVQFVYKYDGTVVSVNTNSSQITLMQSSGTPVTVSMDIPMYIEIAGKTSALLSDVKPGNVVTALLNGSQDKISYLQVHTAKQVEIYSVDTAGKKLKLKGSDGTFYDYSTATLEVTNEKGDKLSIGSIAAGQTGNLYFVGNSIASLKMLNVTVGRLASITPTAVSVIDNNGSTVNIALGTAYSVIKNGVTGSSAAVLAAGDRVEVKLDANDQVLITVNSGVAKKFWKYDAASKVLSVKRESLTETNTYSVTAATRITQNGSPINISQLADGDSIVLYFYQNALIEIAKA